One window of the Rhipicephalus sanguineus isolate Rsan-2018 chromosome 2, BIME_Rsan_1.4, whole genome shotgun sequence genome contains the following:
- the LOC119383175 gene encoding piggyBac transposable element-derived protein 4-like, with product MLEHSVCNFVAFPLGGSTQQGKKQFLFFHLRVAVFRCFCEVLSSKKKMSDNKKRLTAEEALELFWSLPENSNNSDDEEFESSEDEVWDLPPDESSENESDVENAPPASSSMLKKRRRPPYAGKRKKKRKSAVSKADTENDSEGPQWDTSTVCMPTPTNHSFTISQRLSPTITALDAFSLYFDNEVLDHILEQTNLYAEQTQRKGWVPLTRDELEAYIGMLILMSVNRMHQLQMYWSSDSFFYVNEIAKVMTYKRFQMICNCLHLNDNDKMPGYGDKDFDRAYKVRPLINMMNKKFQTEYSPSTHVAVDESMILFKGRSSLKQYMPMKPKIKRGYKVWSLADSETGYLLQFQLYEGKNAQKPLDRTLGEHIVLSLADGVVPTGSQLFFDNFFSSTKLLQELRDIGIFACGTFRTNKKDLPPEVKTDNKMDRGSYLWRRKRDVIAYQWRDTKNVHLMSNYHEPECRVDVQRTLPNGKKISVECPQVVKDYNAWMGGVDKFDQKRNAYPADRRSKRWWSRIFYFILDAAIVNAFIQANSIENVGYLHFRLKLGRQLIAQRSFRKPRRTITAFKNKRGKSNGRAMTGVPDESRFSGNTHHPSFTGTRRRCRSTSKREVRTRYMCKVCNVPLCATCFAPFHKKV from the exons ATGCTAGAACATTCTGTATGCAATTTCGTGGCGTTTCCACTAGGTGGAAGCACGCAACAAGGCAAGaagcagtttttgttttttcacttgcGCGTTGCAGTTTTTCGGTGTTTTTGTGAGGTTCtttcaagcaagaaaaaaatgtctg atAACAAGAAACGTCTCACTGCTGAAGAAGCACTTGAATTATTCTGGAGCTTGCCAGAGAACTCTAACAACAGTGATGATGAAGAGTTCGAAAGCAGTGAAGATGAAGTTTGGGATCTACCACCCGATGAGTCCAGCGAGAACGAGAGTGATGTTGAAAACGCTCCCCCCGCTTCGTCGAGCATGCTGAAGAAAAGACGGCGTCCACCATATgcaggcaaaagaaagaaaaaaaggaaaagtgctgTTTCGAAAGCCGACACTGAAAATGATTCAGAAGGACCTCAGTGGGATACGTCGACTGTTTGTATGCCTACGCCTACGAATCACAGCTTCACGATCTCCCAAAGACTCAGTCCGACAATCACTGCCCTTGACGCGTTCTCCTTGTATTTCGATAATGAGGTGTTGGACCATATTCTAGAACAGACAAATCTCTATGCtgaacagacacagcgaaagggATGGGTGCCGCTGACACGCGATGAGCTTGAAGCTTACATTGGGATGCTGATCCTTATGAGCGTCAACCGCATGCATCAACTTCAAATGTACTGGTCTTCCGATAGCTTTTTCTACGTGAATGAAATTGCCAAAGTGATGACATACAAGCGGTTTCAGATGATATGCAATTGTCTTCATCTGAACGACAACGACAAAATGCCAGGCTATGGTGACAAAGATTTTGATCGCGCATATAAAGTGCGTCCTTTGATCAACATGATGAACAAAAAGTTTCAGACGGAGTACAGCCCATCGACACATGTTGCAGTTGATGAAAGCATGATTTTGTTCAAAGGACGCTCAAGCTTGAAGCAATACATGCCTATGAAGCCCAAGATAAAGAGGGGCTACAAGGTATGGTCCCTCGCAGACTCCGAAACGGGCTACCTGCTCCAGTTTCAACTCTACGAGGGGAAAAACGCTCAAAAACCACTTGACCGCACATTAGGTGAGCATATTGTTCTCTCACTAGCAGATGGTGTCGTGCCCACTGGTTCTCAGTTGTTTTTcgataattttttttcatcaacaAAACTTTTGCAAGAATTGCGGGACATAGGCATTTTTGCCTGCGGAACTTTCCGTACAAACAAGAAAGACCTTCCGCCTGAGGTGAAAACTGACAACAAGATGGACAGGGGTTCATACTTGTGGCGAAGAAAGCGGGACGTCATTGCCTACCAGTGGAGGGACACAAAGAATGTCCACCTGATGTCCAATTACCACGAACCAGAATGTCGCGTCGATGTTCAAAGGACGCTGCCGAATGGCAAAAAAATATCAGTGGAGTGCCCTCAGGTGGTCAAAGATTATAATGCATGGATGGGTGGCGTCGACAAGTTCGATCAAAAGAGGAATGCCTACCCTGCAGACCGGCGGTCTAAGCGATGGTGGAGTAGAATTTTCTACTTCATTCTTGATGCGGCGATTGTCAACGCATTTATACAAGCCAACTCCATCGAGAATGTTGGATACCTTCACTTCCGCCTCAAGCTTGGCAGACAACTCATCGCACAAAGGAGCTTCCGCAAGCCTCGGAGGACCATCACTGCCTTCAAGAATAAGCGAGGCAAGAGCAACGGTCGCGCGATGACTGGTGTTCCGGATGAGAGTCGGTTCTCCGGAAACACTCACCACCCAAGCTTCACAGGCACGCGACGGCGGTGCCGCTCAACCAGCAAAAGAGAAGTCCGCACGAGGTATATGTGCAAAGTGTGCAATGTTCCGCTGTGTGCAACTTGCTTCGCACCATTTCACAAGAAAGTGTGA